In a genomic window of Vicia villosa cultivar HV-30 ecotype Madison, WI unplaced genomic scaffold, Vvil1.0 ctg.000534F_1_1, whole genome shotgun sequence:
- the LOC131629198 gene encoding uncharacterized protein LOC131629198, with product MEGITASAYRGLKEYWERKGYRRINRSSHRRRINKVELGNGTGQTRKGRFWRWKIKLSPKIRINRIPSPKKLLIRARDAYVRMMMGLANSRVMTVSGSAGGFGGAMSTGPTGDAGFKRAPPKEYDEKMIIQIYKSILMTHGNLEVACRQ from the coding sequence ATGGAAGGAATCACAGCTAGTGCCTACAGGGGTTTAAAGGAGTACTGGGAAAGAAAAGGATACAGGAGAATAAACAGGTCGAGTCATAGAAGGAGAATAAACAAGGTGGAGCTTGGAAATGGAACTGGCCAAACCCGAAAAGGTCGGTTTTGGAGATGGAAGATCAAGCTATCACCCAAGATCCGAATCAACAGAATCCCTTCTCCGAAGAAGCTGTTGATTCGGGCGAGAGACGCGTATGTCAGGATGATGATGGGTTTGGCCAACTCACGGGTCATGACCGTGAGTGGCTCGGCCGGGGGATTCGGTGGGGCTATGTCAACTGGACCCACCGGTGACGCTGGGTTCAAAAGAGCCCCACCGAAAGAATATGATGAGAAGATGATTATTCAGATCTATAAATCCATTCTCATGACGCATGGAAATTTAGAAGTTGCTTGCAGACAGTGA